One Papaver somniferum cultivar HN1 chromosome 10, ASM357369v1, whole genome shotgun sequence genomic window carries:
- the LOC113318967 gene encoding hypersensitive-induced response protein 2-like produces MGNLLGCVKVHQMEVAVKENFGEYKKVLAPGCHCVPWCFGSRIVGHVNLRVQELDLRCKTKTKDNVFLTVDASIQYRAVRENAGDAFYKLSNTRGQIQAYVFDAIRSIVPKLTLNDVFEQKDDIANEVDEQLERALADYGYEIVKTLIVDVEPDDKIKFEINDAARLRLVATEKAEAEKMLLIKIAEAEAESKYRSGLGIAWKRQAVFDGLANTIQRFSDSVPGISPKDVMEMVLATEYLDTLKEIRAHTESSAEVMPHGLGAVRDAVTQIRQGGLFQGSSA; encoded by the exons ATGGGTAATTTATTGGGCTGTGTAAAAGTCCACCAGATGGAAGTTGCTGTCAAGGAGAACTTTGGCGAGTATAAGAAAGTTCTTGCCCCTGGATGCCATTGCGTACCATGGTGTTTTGGTAGTCGAATAGTTGGTCATGTCAACCTCAGGGTTCAGGAGCTGGATTTGAGATGCAAGACCAAGACAAAG GATAATGTGTTTCTGACTGTCGATGCATCTATACAATATCGAGCTGTACGAGAAAATGCAGGCGATGCATTCTACAAACTGAGCAATACAAGGGGCCAAATCCAAGCCTATGTTTTTGATG CTATCAGATCCATTGTTCCAAAGCTTACTTTGAATGATGTTTTCGAGCAAAAGGATGATATTGCTAACGAAGTTGATGAACAACTGGAAAGG GCTTTAGCGgattatggatatgaaatcgtTAAGACACTCATTGTTGACGTAGAACCCGATGACAAGATCAAATTTGAAATCAATGACG CTGCAAGGCTACGGTTGGTAGCAACGGAAAAGGCAGAGGCTGAGAAGATGTTGCTTATCAAGATTGCAGAGGCTGAAGCGGAATCGAAATACCGCTCCGGATTGGGTATTGCTTGGAAGCGTCAAGCAGTTTTTGATGGTCTCGCTAACACAATACAACGGTTCTCAGATAGCGTTCCCGGAATTTCTCCCAAAGATGTCATGGAGATGGTTTTAGCAACAGAATACTTGGACACTTTGAAGGAAATTCGTGCTCACACTGAATCTTCCGCAGAGGTTATGCCTCATGGGCTTGGTGCTGTTCGTGACGCAGTCACTCAAATTCGTCAGGGTGGTCTATTTCAAGGCTCTTCTGCTTAG